In a genomic window of Papilio machaon chromosome 4, ilPapMach1.1, whole genome shotgun sequence:
- the LOC106720784 gene encoding ubiquitin-protein ligase E3B, translating to MFSKSLTSKDTFLEQTKAAREERALEKKRETSAIKIQAIVRGWLARQKFVKLILKEFDELLPEVNPHGSQEEPSPAFELIPALDVYKASCRLFLIFKQQRDRKRLEKLCKYIVQSLHSDSVKLSYVGVFLNKEYSLQWIAHIKVLLYKCCLYLEELKPESPIDMQSILILLHTLIAFTATNTWALTRLKNFDKLRGGMTQLCANIMGSLFHKGYYLTLKSLLLRGLCREKVSLKNISLTAIITLSLRPLVSAQFSEKLLTMYIIQILSVPTLIYHMQQISPESIAAFRSHAMFDKCLEFLSTDQNMRIVFNTLEGNYALCLLANLIQMAHIEREHALPESFYPTFVLVVTRFLDSCQQYVVLKKSNLSNWHPVLGWFSQSFDAFLPPAMGNLRNQLALLWGGPLLKKIMATPLKEMVEAGVSGEEGAGPSQPSTPIQSMNPAALIRRAIEARTSRSSSNKNFRRLGSPDSTKAALICSMYHTALQTMTQVKLDILTGLCNQDEILYSLWQFLCTLGPNCGLKSFLDLLAVNTKTSAPEFQMLILFADCMTHYVTILDDMEMYEQQDPFKLEDFIIMSQFLNMFVYKSIMGQLFDLKSISSNALFSSLHTLLLALYRRDCRRPYAPPHHWLVRDIRDNHFMADLEKGKKPQQVLVQKTPHMIAHGERVRLFRRAVADEKVVLGLTERACVSGLRSTLVTVRRARLVEDGYRQLAALPARALKAVVRVRFVNQQGLDEAGIDQDGVFKEFLEETIKRVFDPSLNLFRVTSEERLYPSPTSCLQENHLQLFEFIGRMLGKAVYEGIVVDVPFASFFLSQVLGQTQQALYSWIDELPSLDRDLYRSLTYIKHFQGDISTLELTFSVDEERLGEIVTHELVPGGKAIPVTNENKINYIHMMAHFRMHTQIKDQTNAFIKGFRTIINPEWLSLFSTPELQRLISGDNVPLDLRDLRRHTLYYGGFHDSHRVVCWLWDVLQRDFTEHERAMFLKFVTSCSKPPVLGFAHLKPPFSIRCVEVGDDEDTGDTIGSVIRGFFTIRKKDPLNRLPTSSTCFNLLKLPNYQKRSTLRDKLRYAVNSNTGFELS from the exons atgttCTCTAAGTCCTTAACCAGTAAGGATACGTTCCTCGAGCAAACAAAGGCCGCCAGGGAAGAACGGGCATTAGAGAAGAAACGAGAGACGTCAGCTATTAAGATCCAAGCAATAGTAAGAGGATGGCTTGCTAGACAGAAATTTGTTAAGTTAATACT AAAAGAATTTGATGAACTGCTCCCCGAAGTGAACCCGCATGGATCACAGGAGGAACCATCGCCTGCATTTGAGCTGATTCCAGCATTAGATGTGTATAAAGCATCATGTCGCTTATTCCTGATATTTAAACAACAAAGAGACAGAAAGAGATTGGAGAAGCTCTGCAAATATATTGTGCAAAGTCTCCACTCAGACTCCGTTAAACTTTCATATGTTGGAGTGTTTCTAAATAAAGAATACAG cTTGCAATGGATAGCACATATAAAGGTACTCCTTTACAAATGCTGTTTATATCTGGAAGAACTAAAACCCGAATCACCGATAGACATGCAGAGTATCCTCATACTTCTGCATACACTAATAGCCTTTACTGCAACCAACACTTGGGCTCTCACAAGACTTAAGAACTTTGATAAGCTCAGAGGTGGTATGACACAACTGTGTGCCAATATCATGGGATCATTGTTTCATAAAGgctattatttaacattaaag TCTTTACTACTTCGTGGTTTGTGTCGTGAAAAAGTCAGCCTGAAAAATATCTCATTAACTGCAATAATTACATTGTCATTGAGACCGCTCGTTTCCGCACAGTTTTCGGAGAAATTACTCACAATGTATATAATACAGATCTTATCTGTGCCCACGCTAATATACCATATGCAGCAGATATCACCAGAG tcaatTGCAGCATTTCGTTCGCACGCCATGTTTGACAAATGCTTGGAATTTTTGAGTACTGATCAAAATATGCGTATTGTATTCAACACATTGGAAGGGAATTACGCATTGTGTTTGTTGGCCAACCTGATACAGATGGCTCATATAGAGAGAGAACATGCATTACCAGAGTCTTTTTATCCCACTTTTGTG TTGGTGGTGACAAGATTTCTCGATTCCTGTCAACAATATGTGGTTCTCAAGAAAAGTAATCTTAGTAATTGGCACCCAGTCCTCGGTTGGTTTTCTCAAAGCTTCGACGCATTTTTGCCTCCCGCTATGGGAAATCTTCGCAACCAACTTGCTTTGTTATGGGGAGGACCGTTACTGAAGAAGATAATGGCAACTCCGCTTAAAGAAATGGTTGAGGCTGGTGTGAGTGGTGAGGAAGGCGCGGGCCCTTCGCAACCTTCCACACCTATACAAAGTATGAACCCAGCGGCATTGATAAGGAGAGCTATTGAAGCAAGGACTAGTAG ATCTAGTTCCAACAAGAACTTCAGGAGACTCGGTTCACCAGATAGCACGAAGGCAGCTCTCATCTGTTCCATGTACCATACCGCGCTGCAAACTATGACGCAAGTCAAACTGGATATACTCACAG GTCTTTGTAATCaggatgaaattttatactcGCTATGGCAGTTTCTATGCACATTGGGACCAAACTGCGGTCTGAAGTCTTTCCTTGATCTCTTAGCTGTAAATACGAAGACTTCTGCGCCTGAATTTCAGATGTTGATACTTTTCGCTGATTGTATGACGCATTATGTTAC tatttTGGACGATATGGAAATGTATGAGCAACAAGATCCATTCAAATTGGAagactttattattatgtcacaatttctaaatatgtttgtatacaAATCGATCATGGGACAGTTATTTG ATCTGAAGAGCATCAGCAGCAATGCCTTGTTCAGTTCTCTGCACACTTTGCTGCTGGCGCTGTACCGgcgcgactgtcggcgacctTACGCTCCTCCACATCACTGGCTTGTACGAGACATACGAGATAACCACTTCATGGCTGACCTGGAGAAGGGCAAGAAGCCGCAACAG gtATTAGTACAGAAGACACCGCATATGATAGCGCATGGTGAACGAGTCAGATTGTTTAGACGAGCAGTCGCAGATGAAAAG GTGGTGCTGGGTCTGACGGAGCGGGCATGTGTGTCAGGGTTGAGGTCAACATTGGTGACAGTGAGACGCGCTCGTCTGGTGGAGGACGGGTACCGTCAGTTGGCGGCGCTGCCGGCGCGTGCGCTGAAGGCTGTCGTGCGCGTGCGCTTCGTCAACCAACAGGGACTTGACGAGGCGGGTATAGATCAAGATGGCGTCTTCAAag AGTTCTTGGAGGAGACGATCAAACGCGTGTTCGACCCCTCGTTGAACCTGTTCCGTGTGACGAGCGAGGAGCGTCTGTATCCCTCCCCCACCTCCTGCCTGCAGGAGAACCACCTCCAACTCTTCGAATTCATCGGCAGGATGCTCGGCAAAGCTGTTTACGAG GGTATAGTGGTGGATGTGCCGTTCGCATCATTCTTCCTGAGCCAGGTGCTGGGTCAGACGCAGCAGGCACTCTACAGCTGGATCGACGAGCTGCCCTCGCTCGACCGCGACCTCTATCGCAGCCTCACCTACATCAAACACTTCCAG ggTGACATATCAACGTTGGAGTTAACATTTTCAGTGGATGAAGAGAGGTTAGGTGAGATTGTGACACATGAACTTGTACCAGGTGGTAAAGCGATACCGGTTACTAAtgaaaataa aataaattacATCCACATGATGGCACACTTCCGTATGCATACACAGATCAAGGACCAGACAAATGCTTTCATTAAAGGCTTTCGGACCATCATCAATCCAGAATGGCTCTCCTTGTTCTCTACTCCTGAG CTGCAGCGACTGATCAGCGGCGACAACGTGCCCCTGGACCTTCGCGACCTGCGTCGTCACACGCTCTACTACGGCGGTTTCCACGACTCGCATCGCGTCGTCTGCTGGCTGTGGGACGTACTGCAGCGCGACTTCACCGAGCATGAGCGCGCCATGTTCCTTAAG tttGTAACATCATGCTCCAAGCCGCCTGTACTAGGTTTCGCTCATCTGAAGCCTCCCTTCTCAATACGTTGTGTGGAAGTTGGTGATGATGAGGACACGGGCGATACTATAG GTAGTGTAATTAGAGGATTCTTCACGATAAGAAAGAAGGATCCATTGAACCGTCTGCCTACTTCTTCTACCtgctttaatttacttaaacttcCTAATTACCAGAAACGTAGCACTTTGAGAGATAAACTACGATATGCTGTTAATAGTAACACAGGATTTGAACTCTCCTAG